From Candidatus Margulisiibacteriota bacterium:
CCGGTATGCCTGTCCAGTCAGCAATAATGCCGGCGATATCCGCCTCGGTCACCGCGACAGTAGTCGAGCCGTGCGACGCTTTCCACTCGGCGGTTTTTTCCGCCAGAGTTTTTTCCACGTCCGCGCGGCGGTTGTTGATCCGCTCCAGCTTGGCCTTGTCCGCGATCTGCGTGATAGAGGCCTGCTCTTTTTTGAGCAGCTCCAGTTCTTTTTTAAGTTTTTGGATTTCCGGCGGCAGCGAAATAGAAGCCAGGCGCACTTTCGCCGCCGCTTCGTCCATGACGTCGATCGCTTTGTCCGGCAGGAAACGCTCGGTGATATAACGTCTGGACATATTGACCGCGGCCAGTATCGCGGCGTCCGTGATCTGCGCGCGGTGATGCGCTTCGTAGCGGTCGCGCAGGCCTTTGAGTATCTCGATAGTGTCCTCCACGCTCGGCTGGTCGACATGGATCGGCTGAAAACGCCGCTCCAGCGCGGAATCTTTTTCTATATATTTGCGGTACTCGTCCAGCGTCGTGGCGCCGATACACTGTATTTCGCCGCGGGACAGCGCCGGTTTCAAAATATTGGCCGCGTCCATCGCGCCTTCAGCGGAGCCCGCGCCGACCAGATTGTGGATCTCGTCAATGAAAATCATCACGCGGTCATTCGCGCCGCGGATCTCTTCCATGACGGCTTTGATCCGCTCCTCAAATTCGCCGCGGTGCTTCGTGCCGGCGATCATGCCCGCCAGATCCAGCTCGATAACCCGTTTTTGCTGTAAGGTTTCCGGTACTTCACCGCCGACGATTCTCTGCGCCAGACCTTCCACAATAGCGGTCTTGCCCACGCCCGGGTCGCCGATCAGCACCGGATTATTTTTGGTGCGGCGGGAAAGGATACGGATCATACGGTCGATCTCTTTTTCACGACCAATGACCGGATCGAGCCGCGCTTGATAAGCCAGCGCGGTCAGGTCACGGCCAAAAGTTGTCAAAGCCGTGCGTTCCTCGGCGGGCGAATTTTGAAAATAGGATTCATTAATGTTTTTGGACTTGCGGGTTTTGCGGTCACCAAAACGGTCATTAACGGCCTTGACCGCGGATTCCAGAGTAATATTGTTTTTATGCAAAACCTGCGTGGCCAGGCCCTCGTTCTCACGCAGCAAGCCCAGCAAAATATGTTCCGGCCCGACATATTTGTAGCCGAGCTGCGCGGCGGTTTGATAGGCCAGCTCCAGCGCTTTTTTAGCGCGCGGTGTGAGCAGGATCGGCCGGTTGGCCGGGATTTTATTATTACTCTGGCCGACCAAAATCTCAACATCGGAAAACGCCTTGACCAGATCCAGCCCCAGATCTTTGAGCGTTTGCGTGGTGCTGCTTTCCGACTTGATCAGTCCCAGCAGCAGATGCTCGGTGTCAATGGCCTTGTGCCCCAGCCGGCGCACTTCCTCGGCGGCCAGATATAGCACGCGGTTGGCCGTGTTGGAAAAATAATCAAAGATCCGGTCTGGCCGCCGCTGGCCAAAAATCTGATTCAAAAAACTGCGCAGCTCCGGCGGCAGATCCAGATCGTCAAAACTATTAAAATTATCCAGCTCGCTCATTTTTCACAAACCTCGCTATTCTGGCCAACGCCTCTTTGAGCAGGGAGATTTCCGCCGCGTAGCAGCAGCGCACAAAACCCTCGCCGCCCGCGCCGAAAACATTGCCGGGCACGACCGCGACCTTTTCCCGCTGTATCAACTTTAACGCGAAATCTTCAGAAGTCAAACCGGTCGGGCGAATATCCACAAAAAGATAAAACGCGCCGGACGGCTCAGCGAATGGCAGACCGATTTTCTGCACAGCGCTGACCATAAAGTTGCGCCGCCGCAAATACGAACGGCGCATTTTTTCCACCTCGTCCCGGCAGGACT
This genomic window contains:
- a CDS encoding ATP-dependent Clp protease ATP-binding subunit; amino-acid sequence: MSELDNFNSFDDLDLPPELRSFLNQIFGQRRPDRIFDYFSNTANRVLYLAAEEVRRLGHKAIDTEHLLLGLIKSESSTTQTLKDLGLDLVKAFSDVEILVGQSNNKIPANRPILLTPRAKKALELAYQTAAQLGYKYVGPEHILLGLLRENEGLATQVLHKNNITLESAVKAVNDRFGDRKTRKSKNINESYFQNSPAEERTALTTFGRDLTALAYQARLDPVIGREKEIDRMIRILSRRTKNNPVLIGDPGVGKTAIVEGLAQRIVGGEVPETLQQKRVIELDLAGMIAGTKHRGEFEERIKAVMEEIRGANDRVMIFIDEIHNLVGAGSAEGAMDAANILKPALSRGEIQCIGATTLDEYRKYIEKDSALERRFQPIHVDQPSVEDTIEILKGLRDRYEAHHRAQITDAAILAAVNMSRRYITERFLPDKAIDVMDEAAAKVRLASISLPPEIQKLKKELELLKKEQASITQIADKAKLERINNRRADVEKTLAEKTAEWKASHGSTTVAVTEADIAGIIADWTGIPAARIEQKESEKLLQMETELHKRVVGQGDAIAAVSEAIRRARAGVSDPNKPSGVFLFAGPTGVGKTELARTLAEFLFGSQDKMIRIDMSEYVEKFNVSRLIGAAPGYVGYEEGGQLTEQVRRSPYSVILLDEIEKAHPEVFNILLQVMDDGQLTDSQGRTANFKNAVVIMTTNAGTEEQGKAAFGFVADKDKEAISYEKMKEKLQTALKNVFRPEFLNRIDDIILFRQLTKKEIRQIVELLLARL